In Hydractinia symbiolongicarpus strain clone_291-10 chromosome 4, HSymV2.1, whole genome shotgun sequence, the following proteins share a genomic window:
- the LOC130642270 gene encoding uncharacterized protein LOC130642270, translating to MLSEKCTVDLPVKVCNFDLLLTLHYNDSRVKYKKTLILRSLCGSSHTKQYHIALSLIEALDIIKTHEIENTVRFSTIFSTKDFGSTDIVKLIPDLRKKKHKVYWSSDGVKFSGLPFMFVGTKILDCHYGKDRNLNLKLSVKEKRGKELQNDHGCRRKHTRVQDCKKFDCPAQVIITEMIEFPEYPVVNDTVRNRKKKSADLRTDISSGKQIKQTCKFLVSIPDISSHEGHIVTKDSGITQKIDSEIVSKIDMYVKEGVTDTKDMKRLLKIHVKKEMFKETKLPEPSNKRFYPRNATIRNHVTHIRRKLCHSLIDQECLQKKIKEWTDSDPTTKIYFRPKGTNTSSDEISETVNDSEESASDEDIQKNVKLPSEKEMPLLFVYQNGWQKSLLEKYGSEMILLDATYRTTRYALPLFFLVVKTNVNYQIVGIFVTEFETEECITEALTTLKSWNSDLKPKYAMSDYCIEEIKSLEKVFEGTHNYFVRATWCTVFICDFHREQAWDCGLKKKVNGCSADRLKILTLLRLIARSETLCSCENAIENLKKSSFWSEQEGLRHYISKIITIHVMLLLLLMLCFVLWRWVVAFRQNRFLVDCNTNNGVERQNSLLKHNYLSNHRHSSLTGMLTVVIEDFLPDKYERFVKIFLNSYSNQNQMMSSQYMPYADDIDEWLKDRPRGMIKHCLLRKSLGEQLDSTGIKIIENGKFSIKYYKDGRDERNYEVNFGDDKHMPSCSCPDRKSSAYPCKHFFAVFKKFSCWGWESMSSLYRNSPFLNLDSEFLLTQRKESTKKENDLVNVKISSPADVVDAAKLLELPSRMVLKRKNVNGETIRSLLNEIRSLSFLTENNSTLTASIHAELTEIVRKMKDDVPKESGVPLLPKKQQKLDVKSYKKTSYKYMSLPKLKNKNLLLKRVGMKKEESVKASQLKIAVENVEKNEKIEVEQVIHDNNSYDEPSFHAPVIVVSDDEDDNATTEKNLENDVAPFARTVLSHNDLKDISGKRMLNDNVINVFQNIIKRKFPNVGGLQDTVLGQTLNFRIYRSMPFVQVLHDGNLHWITISTYGCKPGEVHMMDSMFRGKVSDHTKTQICSIINCCEDQLKVKVIPVQQQKNRVDCGVFAVAFAYHTVATKKLPTDINFETSKMRNHMLQCLAANQITKFPQCDSHIIARRCASKEISIDLYCSCRMPWKAAESYILDKQMAECSNCGGWFHRIV from the exons ATGTTATCAGAAAAATGCACTGTAGATTTGCCTGTCAAAGTTTGTAATTTTGATCTGCTGCTGACGCTGCATTATAACGATAGTCGTGTTAAATATAAGAAAACACTTATTTTACGTTCTTTAT GTGGCAGCAGTCATACTAAACAGTATCACATTGCTCTGTCTTTGATTGAAGCACTCGATATAATCAAAACACATGAAATTGAAAACACTGTTCGATTTAGTACCATATTCTCAACGAAAGACTTTGGATCCACTG ATATTGTAAAATTAATTCCagatttaagaaagaaaaaacacaagGTTTACTGGTCAAGTGATGGAGTAAAGTTTTCCGGTTTGCCATTTATGTTTGTTGGAACAAAAATTTTGGATTGTCATTACGGAAAAGATAGGAACCTAAATTTGAAACTATcagttaaagaaaaaagaggAAAGGAACTG CAAAACGATCATGGGTGTAGAAGGAAACACACTCGGGTTcaagattgtaaaaagtttgaTTGTCCGGCACAAGTTATCATCACAGAAATGATAGAATTTCCAGAGTATCCG GTTGTAAATGACACGGTGCGTAACCGGAAAAAGAAATCCGCAGACCTTCGAACTGATATATCTTCAGGAAAACAGATTAAACAAACTTGCAAATTTCTCGTTAGTATTCCTGATATTAGCAGTCATGAAGGTCATATAGTAACAAAG gATTCCGGTATAACCCAAAAAATAGATTCAGAAATTGTTTCCAAAATCGATATGTATGTAAAGGAAGGTGTCACGGACACGAAAGATATGAAAAGATTGTTGAAAATACATGTCAAGAAAGAAATGTTTAAGGAAACAAAACTGCCAGAACCATCAAATAAAAGATTTTACCCACGGAATGCAACAATACGTAACCATGTAACTCATATTAGAAGAAAGTTGTGTCATTCACTTATCGATCAAGAGTGCcttcaaaaaaagataaaagaatGGACAGATTCAGATCCAACCACTAAAATATACTTTAGACCTAAag GCACTAATACTTCGAGTGATGAAATTAGTGAAACTGTAAATGACTCAGAAGAAAGCGCTTCAGATGAAGATATTCAGAAAAATGTGAAACTTCCTTCAGAGAAAGAAATGCCACTTCTATTTGTTTACCAGAATGGTTGGCAAAAAAGTTTGTTAGAAAAATATGGAAGCGAAATGATATTACTCGATGCTACATACCGTACGACACGCTATGCCCTTCCTCTATTTTTCCTGGTTGTTAAAACAAACGTAAACTATCAGATTGTGGGTATATTTGTTACCGAATTTGAAACAGAAGAATGCATTACCGAGGCATTGACAACTCTCAAATCTTGGAACAGTGACCTAAAACCAAAATATGCCATGTCAGATTATTGCATAGAAGAGATTAAAAGTCTAGAAAAAGTGTTTGAAGGTACAcacaattattttgtcagagCAACGT ggtGTACCGTATTTATATGTGATTTTCATCGGGAGCAGGCATGGGATTGTGGCCTGAAAAAGAAGGTGAATGGCTGCTCCGCTGACAGACTAAAAATATTAACCTTACTAAGACTGATTGCGCGCTCTGAGACCCTCTGCTCATGTGAAAACGCGATAGAAAATTTGAAGAAGTCTTCATTCTGGTCTGAACAAGAAGGACTTAGACACTACATCTCTAA AATTATTACTATTCATGTTATGTTACTATTACTATTAATGTTATGTTTCGTTTTATGGCGTTGGGTAGTGGCGTTTAGACAAAATCGGTTTTTGGTTGACTGCAATACTAATAATGGTGTGGAACGACAGAACAGTCTCTTGAAGCATAACTATTTATCAAATCATCGTCACAGCTCTTTGACTGGCATGCTCACTGTGGTGATTGAGGATTTTCTGCCAGATAAATACGAGAG atttgtaaaaatatttcttaacaGCTATTCGAATCAGAATCAAATGATGAGTTCTCAATACATGCCATATGCGGATGACATTGATGAATGGTTGAAAGATCGCCCTCGTGGCATGATTAAGCATTGTTTATTGAGAAAATCTTTGGGTGAACAGTTGGACTCAACCGGTATAAAAATCATAGAGAATGGCaaattttctataaaatatTACAAGGATGGTAGAGATGAACGCAATTATGAAGTAAATTTTGGTGATGACAAACATATGCCAAGTTGTTCATGCCCCGATCGGAAATCATCTGCGTATccttgtaaacatttttttgctgtattTAAGAAATTTTCGTGTTGGGGATGGGAGTCTATGTCCAGCTTGTACAGAAATTCTCCGTTCTTAAATCTTGATTCGGAATTTCTTCTGACTCAGAGGAAAGAATCAACAAAGAAGGAAAATGATTTGGTGAACGTTAAAATTTCTTCACCCGCTGATGTTGTCGATGCCGCAAAATTATTGGAATTGCCAAGTAGAATggtcttaaagagaaaaaatgttAACGGAGAGACCATAAGGAGTTTATTAAACGAGATCCGTAGTCTTAGTTTTTTAACAGAAAACAACAGCACACTTACTGCATCAATTCATGCAGAACTTACAGAAATTGTAAGAAAAATGAAGGACGATGTTCCAAAAGAAAGTGGCGTTCCCTTGCTGCCAAAGAAACAGCAAAAGTTAGATGTGAAATCATATAAGAAAACTTCATATAAATATATGTCACTTccgaaattaaaaaacaaaaatctatTGTTGAAGCGAGTTGGTATGAAAAAAGAAGAATCAGTAAAAGCATCTCAACTCAAAATCGCGGTTGAAAATGTTGAGAAAAACGAAAAGATTGAAGTTGAGCAGGTGATACATGACAACAACAGCTATGATGAACCTTCGTTTCATGCACCCGTAATTGTTGTGAGTGATGATGAAGACGATAACGCCACTACTGAAAAGAATCTTGAAAATGATGTTGCACCATTTGCAAGAACTGTTCTCTCACATAATGACTTGAAGGACATTTCTGGAAAAAGAATGCTTAATGATAACGTGATAAACGTGtttcaaaatattattaaaCGAAAGTTTCCAAATGTGGGTGGACTCCAAGACACAGTGCTAGGTCAAACGCTTAATTTCCGCATATATCGTAGCATGCCATTTGTACAGGTATTGCATGATGGAAATCTTCACTGGATTACTATTTCAACATATGGATGCAAACCAGGTGAGGTTCATATGATGGACAGCATGTTTCGTGGAAAGGTTTCTGATCACACCAAAACCCAAATATGCTCAATTATTAATTGTTGTGAGGATCAACTAAAAGTTAAAGTAATTCCCGTTCAGCAACAAAAGAACAGGGTTGACTGTGGGGTTTTTGCAGTAGCATTTGCATACCACACTGTCGCGACCAAAAAACTTCCTACAGATATCAATTTTGaaacatcaaaaatgagaaaccATATGCTGCAATGTTTAGCTGCAAATCAAATCACCAAGTTTCCTCAATGTGATAGCCACATAATAGCTCGAAGATGTGCGTCCAAGGAAATATCCATCGACCTCTACTGCAGTTGCCGAATGCCATGGAAAGCCGCAGAGAGCTATATTTTAGACAAGCAAATGGCTGAATGTAGTAACTGTGGAGGATGGTTTCATAGAATTGTGTGA
- the LOC130641553 gene encoding calcium-responsive transcription factor-like, which produces MIEFPEYPVVNDTVRNRKKKSADLRTDISSGKQIKQTCKFLVSIPDISSHEGHIVTKDSGITQKIDSEIVSKIDMYVKEGVTDTKDMKRLLKIHVKKEMFKETKLPEPSNKRFYPRNATIRNHVTHIRRKLCHSLIDQECLQKKIKEWTDSDPTTKIYFRPKGLFFVFVCL; this is translated from the exons ATGATAGAATTTCCAGAGTATCCG GTTGTAAATGACACGGTGCGTAACCGGAAAAAGAAATCCGCAGACCTTCGAACTGATATATCTTCAGGAAAACAGATTAAACAAACTTGCAAATTTCTCGTTAGTATTCCTGATATTAGCAGTCATGAAGGTCATATAGTAACAAAG gATTCCGGTATAACCCAAAAAATAGATTCAGAAATTGTTTCCAAAATCGATATGTATGTAAAGGAAGGTGTCACGGACACGAAAGATATGAAAAGATTGTTGAAAATACATGTCAAGAAAGAAATGTTTAAGGAAACAAAACTGCCAGAACCATCAAATAAAAGATTTTACCCACGGAATGCAACAATACGTAACCATGTAACTCATATTAGAAGAAAGTTGTGTCATTCACTTATCGATCAAGAGTGCcttcaaaaaaagataaaagaatGGACAGATTCAGATCCAACCACTAAAATATACTTTAGACCTAAaggtttgttttttgtatttgtatgtctatga